Proteins encoded by one window of Fischerella sp. PCC 9605:
- the rsgA gene encoding small ribosomal subunit biogenesis GTPase RsgA, with product MTEETPEHTLTLLGTVLAVQANYYKVQLDIGMGKRESGRVGEWESGRVRVIPPTSLSPHLPILLCTRRTRLKKIGQQVIVGDRVVVEEPDWTGKRGAIADVLPRKNQLDRPAIANVNQIMLVFAVADPPLEPYQLSRFLVKAESSTSLDVVLCLNKSDLISTEQQVEINERLVSWGYQPIFISVYKSINIDKTANLLKDKITVVAGPSGVGKSSLINILIPNVNLRIGEISGKLARGRHTTRHVELFELPKGGLLADTPGFNQPDLDCQPEELANYFPEARERLAVASCRFSDCLHRDEPGCAVRGNWERYQHYLEFLEEAIERQTQLNQQAAPESTVKVKTKGKGQTQYEPKLESKKYRQKSRRTQLQELEQLYEESEET from the coding sequence ATGACAGAGGAAACACCAGAACACACTCTCACTTTGTTGGGTACGGTGTTAGCCGTGCAGGCGAATTATTACAAAGTACAGCTAGATATAGGAATGGGAAAGCGGGAGAGTGGGAGAGTGGGAGAGTGGGAGAGTGGGAGAGTGAGAGTAATTCCCCCCACCTCCCTATCCCCCCATCTCCCTATCCTCTTATGTACCCGCAGAACCCGCCTGAAAAAAATTGGGCAACAGGTAATAGTAGGCGATCGCGTTGTCGTAGAAGAACCAGACTGGACTGGAAAAAGAGGTGCGATCGCTGATGTTCTACCCCGAAAAAACCAATTGGATCGTCCGGCGATCGCTAATGTCAACCAAATTATGTTGGTGTTTGCTGTTGCCGATCCGCCTCTAGAACCATACCAACTCAGCCGCTTTCTGGTTAAAGCTGAGTCTTCTACAAGTTTAGATGTAGTTTTATGCCTAAATAAAAGTGATTTAATCTCAACAGAACAGCAGGTAGAAATAAATGAACGTCTTGTAAGTTGGGGTTATCAGCCAATATTTATTAGCGTGTACAAAAGTATAAATATTGACAAAACAGCCAACCTACTTAAAGATAAGATTACCGTTGTTGCTGGACCTTCAGGAGTTGGTAAGTCCAGTTTAATCAATATCTTGATTCCTAATGTTAATCTACGCATAGGTGAAATTTCTGGCAAACTCGCTCGTGGTCGTCACACTACACGCCATGTAGAATTATTTGAATTGCCAAAAGGTGGTTTGCTGGCGGATACTCCCGGTTTTAATCAGCCTGACTTAGATTGTCAGCCAGAAGAATTAGCAAATTATTTCCCGGAAGCTAGGGAGAGATTAGCAGTTGCTAGCTGTCGGTTCAGTGACTGCCTGCATCGAGATGAGCCTGGATGTGCTGTGCGGGGAAACTGGGAACGCTACCAGCATTATTTGGAGTTTTTGGAAGAAGCGATCGAGCGTCAAACCCAGCTTAACCAACAAGCTGCTCCTGAATCTACCGTGAAGGTAAAAACTAAAGGCAAGGGCCAGACTCAGTACGAACCAAAGTTAGAAAGTAAAAAATATCGACAAAAATCTCGGCGCACTCAACTGCAAGAACTTGAGCAGTTGTATGAGGAAAGTGAGGAAACTTAG
- a CDS encoding sulfurtransferase TusA family protein, giving the protein MSLSSLSTPDAQLDLRGTPCPINFVRTKLRLEQMQPGGLLEVWLDPGEPIEQVPDSLTMAGYQVEQVTDCTSYFSLLVRRPATTS; this is encoded by the coding sequence ATGAGTCTATCTTCTCTCTCAACTCCTGATGCTCAACTTGACTTGCGCGGCACCCCCTGCCCAATTAATTTTGTACGCACAAAACTCCGTTTGGAGCAAATGCAACCAGGGGGTTTACTAGAAGTCTGGCTAGACCCCGGCGAACCAATTGAGCAAGTTCCTGATAGCCTGACAATGGCAGGTTATCAGGTTGAACAAGTCACAGACTGCACTAGCTATTTTTCTTTGTTAGTACGCCGTCCCGCTACCACCTCATGA
- the dnaJ gene encoding molecular chaperone DnaJ, producing MARDYYEILGVSRDADKEEIKQAYRRLARKYHPDVNKEPGAEERFKEINRAYEVLSESETRARYDRFGEAGVSGAAGVGYQDVDMGGFADIFESIFSGFAGGMGTQAQRRRSGPVRGDDLRLDLKLDFREAVFGGEKEIRISHLETCEACGGSGAKPGTRPRTCSTCSGSGQVRRVTRTPFGSFTQVSTCPTCNGTGTVIEDKCDACDGKGANQVTKKLKITIPAGVDNGTRLRISGEGDAGQRGGPPGDLYVYLFVNEDAEFQRDGINILSEIKISYLQAILGSRFEINTVDGPVELTIPPGTQPNTVMKLESRGVPRLGNPVSRGDHMITVLIDIPNKITPEERELLEKLAKIRGERTGKGGIEGFLGNFFHQR from the coding sequence ATGGCCCGCGACTACTACGAAATTCTGGGTGTCTCTCGTGACGCCGATAAAGAAGAAATCAAACAAGCCTATCGCCGCTTAGCCCGGAAGTATCACCCAGATGTGAACAAAGAACCGGGAGCCGAGGAACGCTTTAAAGAAATCAACCGCGCCTATGAGGTACTCTCAGAATCAGAAACCCGCGCTCGTTATGACCGCTTTGGTGAAGCTGGAGTCTCAGGTGCGGCTGGTGTCGGCTACCAAGATGTTGATATGGGCGGTTTTGCCGATATCTTTGAAAGCATCTTCAGTGGCTTTGCCGGTGGTATGGGTACTCAAGCGCAAAGACGACGCAGTGGCCCGGTTAGGGGTGACGATCTGCGCCTAGACCTGAAGTTAGATTTTCGAGAAGCGGTATTTGGTGGTGAAAAGGAAATTCGTATTTCGCATTTAGAGACTTGTGAAGCGTGTGGCGGCTCGGGTGCAAAGCCAGGAACTCGCCCTCGCACTTGTTCGACTTGTAGTGGTTCGGGTCAAGTACGCCGCGTCACTAGAACGCCATTTGGCAGTTTTACCCAAGTCTCGACCTGTCCAACCTGTAATGGTACGGGTACTGTTATAGAAGACAAATGCGATGCTTGTGATGGCAAGGGTGCAAATCAGGTTACAAAGAAACTCAAAATTACTATTCCGGCTGGCGTAGACAATGGTACGCGCTTGCGGATATCTGGAGAAGGAGATGCCGGTCAACGTGGTGGGCCGCCTGGAGATTTGTACGTCTACTTATTTGTCAATGAAGACGCAGAATTTCAGCGGGATGGTATAAACATTCTCTCGGAAATCAAAATTAGCTATCTCCAGGCTATTTTAGGTTCCCGCTTTGAGATCAATACGGTAGACGGGCCAGTCGAACTGACAATTCCACCCGGAACCCAGCCAAATACAGTGATGAAGTTGGAAAGTCGTGGTGTGCCACGTTTGGGTAATCCAGTCAGCCGAGGCGACCATATGATTACAGTATTAATTGATATTCCCAATAAGATAACTCCTGAGGAACGAGAATTGCTAGAAAAGCTAGCTAAAATTAGAGGAGAGCGTACTGGTAAAGGCGGTATAGAAGGTTTTTTGGGCAATTTTTTTCACCAACGATGA